In the genome of Loxodonta africana isolate mLoxAfr1 chromosome 16, mLoxAfr1.hap2, whole genome shotgun sequence, one region contains:
- the BUB3 gene encoding mitotic checkpoint protein BUB3 isoform X1, with translation MTGSNEFKLNQPPEDGISSVKFSPNTSQFLLVSSWDTSVRLYDVPANSMRLKYQHTGAVLDCAFYDPTHAWSGGLDHQLKMHDLNTDQDNLVGTHDAPIRCVEYCPEVNVMVTGSWDQTVKLWDPRTPCNAGTFSQPEKVYTLSVSGDRLIVGTAGRRVLVWDLRNMGYVQQRRESSLKYQTRCIRAFPNKQGYVLSSIEGRVAVEYLDPSPEVQKKKYAFKCHRLKENNIEQIYPVNAISFHNIHNTFATGGSDGFVNIWDPFNKKRLCQFHRYPTSIASLAFSNDGTTLAIASSYMYEMDDTEHPEDGIFIRQVTDAETKPKST, from the exons ATGACCGGCTCTAACGAGTTCAAGCTGAACCAGCCGCCGGAGGATGGCATCTCCTCGGTGAAGTTCAGCCCCAACACTTCCCAGTTCCTGCTGGTGTCCTCCTGGGACACGTCCGTGCGCCTCTACGATGTGCCGGCCAACTCCATGCGGCTCAAGTACCAGCACACGGGCGCCGTCCTGGACTGCGCCTTCTAC GATCCAACTCACGCCTGGAGCGGGGGGTTAGATCATCAACTGAAAATGCATGATTTGAATACCGATCAAG ATAATCTTGTTGGGACGCATGATGCCCCTATCAGATGTGTTGAATACTGCCCAGAAGTGAATGTGATGGTTACTGGAAGTTGGGATCAGACAGTTAAATTGTGGGATCCTAGAACTCCTTGTAATGCCGGAACTTTCTCTCAGCCTGAAAAG GTGTACACCCTCTCAGTGTCTGGAGACCGGCTGATCGTGGGGACGGCGGGCCGCCGAGTGTTGGTGTGGGACTTACGGAACATGGGCTACGTGCAGCAGCGCCGGGAGTCCAGCCTGAAGTACCAGACCCGCTGCATACGCGCCTTTCCCAACAAGCAG GGTTATGTATTAAGCTCTATTGAAGGTCGGGTGGCCGTTGAGTACTTGGACCCCAGCCCTGAGGTGCAGAAGAAGAAGTATGCCTTCAAATGTCACCgactaaaagaaaataatattgagcagatttacccagtcaATGCCATTTCCTTTCACAACATCCACAATACGTTTGCCACAG GTGGTTCTGACGGATTCGTAAATATTTGGGACCCATTTAACAAAAAGCGACTGTGCCAGTTCCACCGCTATCCCACCAGCATTGCCTCCCTCGCCTTCAGTAATGACGGGACCACACTTGCAATAGCATCATCATATATGTATGAAATGGATGACACGGAACATCCCGAAGATGGTATCTTCATTCGCCAAGTGACAGATGCAGAAACAAAACCCAA GTCTACCTAA
- the BUB3 gene encoding mitotic checkpoint protein BUB3 isoform X2, translated as MTGSNEFKLNQPPEDGISSVKFSPNTSQFLLVSSWDTSVRLYDVPANSMRLKYQHTGAVLDCAFYDPTHAWSGGLDHQLKMHDLNTDQDNLVGTHDAPIRCVEYCPEVNVMVTGSWDQTVKLWDPRTPCNAGTFSQPEKVYTLSVSGDRLIVGTAGRRVLVWDLRNMGYVQQRRESSLKYQTRCIRAFPNKQGYVLSSIEGRVAVEYLDPSPEVQKKKYAFKCHRLKENNIEQIYPVNAISFHNIHNTFATGGSDGFVNIWDPFNKKRLCQFHRYPTSIASLAFSNDGTTLAIASSYMYEMDDTEHPEDGIFIRQVTDAETKPK; from the exons ATGACCGGCTCTAACGAGTTCAAGCTGAACCAGCCGCCGGAGGATGGCATCTCCTCGGTGAAGTTCAGCCCCAACACTTCCCAGTTCCTGCTGGTGTCCTCCTGGGACACGTCCGTGCGCCTCTACGATGTGCCGGCCAACTCCATGCGGCTCAAGTACCAGCACACGGGCGCCGTCCTGGACTGCGCCTTCTAC GATCCAACTCACGCCTGGAGCGGGGGGTTAGATCATCAACTGAAAATGCATGATTTGAATACCGATCAAG ATAATCTTGTTGGGACGCATGATGCCCCTATCAGATGTGTTGAATACTGCCCAGAAGTGAATGTGATGGTTACTGGAAGTTGGGATCAGACAGTTAAATTGTGGGATCCTAGAACTCCTTGTAATGCCGGAACTTTCTCTCAGCCTGAAAAG GTGTACACCCTCTCAGTGTCTGGAGACCGGCTGATCGTGGGGACGGCGGGCCGCCGAGTGTTGGTGTGGGACTTACGGAACATGGGCTACGTGCAGCAGCGCCGGGAGTCCAGCCTGAAGTACCAGACCCGCTGCATACGCGCCTTTCCCAACAAGCAG GGTTATGTATTAAGCTCTATTGAAGGTCGGGTGGCCGTTGAGTACTTGGACCCCAGCCCTGAGGTGCAGAAGAAGAAGTATGCCTTCAAATGTCACCgactaaaagaaaataatattgagcagatttacccagtcaATGCCATTTCCTTTCACAACATCCACAATACGTTTGCCACAG GTGGTTCTGACGGATTCGTAAATATTTGGGACCCATTTAACAAAAAGCGACTGTGCCAGTTCCACCGCTATCCCACCAGCATTGCCTCCCTCGCCTTCAGTAATGACGGGACCACACTTGCAATAGCATCATCATATATGTATGAAATGGATGACACGGAACATCCCGAAGATGGTATCTTCATTCGCCAAGTGACAGATGCAGAAACAAAACCCAAGTGA
- the HMX2 gene encoding homeobox protein HMX2, which translates to MGSKEDVGKGCPAAGGVSSFTIQSILGGGPSEAPREPSGWPARKRSLSMSSEEEEPDDGWKAPACHCPDPQGPKEPGPKHHAPIPFPCLGPPKGSGAAGPVGSERTPFLSPAHQDFKEEKERLLPAGSPSPGPERPRDGGAERQAGTTKKKTRTVFSRSQVYQLESTFDMKRYLSSSERACLASSLQLTETQVKTWFQNRRNKWKRQLSAELEAANMAHASAQTLVGMPLVFRDSSLLRVPVPRSLAFPAPLYYPGSNLSALPLYNLYNKLDF; encoded by the exons ATGGGCAGCAAGGAAGATGTGGGCAAGGGGTGTCCGGCGGCCGGCGGCGTCTCCAGCTTCACCATTCAGTCCATCCTGGGCGGGGGCCCCTCGGAGGCGCCGCGGGAGCCCAGCGGCTGGCCGGCCAGGAAGCGCAGCCTGTCGATGTCCTCGGAGGAGGAGGAGCCGGACGATGGCTGGAAAGCACCTGCCTGCCACTGCCCGGACCCACAAGGCCCCAAGGAGCCGGGCCCCAAGCACCACGCCCCCATCCCCTTTCCTTGCCTGG GTCCTCCCAAGGGCAGCGGCGCCGCGGGGCCGGTGGGCTCGGAGCGCACGCCTTTCCTCTCCCCTGCGCACCAGGActttaaggaagagaaagagaggctATTGCCCGCGGGCTCACCGTCGCCGGGGCCCGAGCGGCCGCGGGACGGCGGCGCCGAAAGGCAAGCGGGCACCACCAAGAAGAAGACGCGCACGGTCTTCTCGCGCAGCCAGGTGTACCAGCTCGAGTCCACCTTCGACATGAAGCGCTACCTGAGCAGCTCGGAGCGCGCCTGCCTCGCCTCCAGCCTGCAGCTCACTGAGACGCAGGTCAAGACTTGGTTCCAGAACCGCCGCAACAAGTGGAAGCGGCAGCTGTCGGCAGAGCTGGAGGCGGCCAACATGGCGCACGCGTCGGCTCAGACTCTGGTGGGCATGCCGCTCGTGTTCCGGGACAGCTCTCTGCTGCGCGTGCCGGTGCCGCGCTCGCTCGCCTTCCCCGCGCCGCTCTACTACCCCGGCAGCAACCTCTCGGCCTTACCGCTCTACAACCTTTACAACAAGCTCGACTTCTGA
- the HMX3 gene encoding homeobox protein HMX3, translating to MPEPGPDAPGAASAQPPPPPPPPPAPKESPFSIKNLLNGDHHRPPPKPQPPPRTLFVPASAAAAAAAAKGALEGAAGFALSQVGDLAFPRFEIPAQRFALPAHYLERSPAWWYPYTLTPAGGHLPRPEASEKTLLRDSSPASGTDRDSPEPLLKTDPDHKELDSKSPDEIILEESDSEEGKKESEAAPGAAGASMGGAAAAPGTEDWKKGAESPEKKPACRKKKTRTVFSRSQVFQLESTFDMKRYLSSSERAGLAASLHLTETQVKIWFQNRRNKWKRQLAAELEAANLSHAAAQRIVRVPILYHENSAAEGAAAAGAPVPVSQPLLTFPHPVYYSHPVVSSVPLLRPV from the exons ATGCCGGAGCCCGGGCCAGACGCCCCCGGCGCTGCCAGCGCACAGCCCCCGCCGCCGCCTCCCCCGCCGCCCGCGCCCAAGGAGTCCCCGTTCTCTATCAAGAACCTGCTTAATGGAGACCATCACCGACCGCCCCCCAAGCCGCAGCCGCCCCCACGGACGCTCTTCGTGCCGGCCTCGGCCGCTGCCGCCGCTGCCGCGGCCAAAGGGGCCCTGGAGGGCGCCGCGGGCTTCGCTCTTTCGCAGGTGGGCGACCTGGCTTTCCCTCGCTTTGAGATCCCGGCGCAGAGGTTTGCCTTGCCCGCGCACTACCTGGAACGTTCCCCGGCCTGGTGGTACCCCTACACCCTGACCCCCGCCGGCGGCCACCTCCCACGACCCGAAG CCTCGGAGAAAACCCTCCTGCGAGACTCCTCCCCCGCCTCGGGCACCGACCGCGACTCCCCCGAGCCGCTGCTCAAGACCGACCCCGACCACAAGGAGCTGGACTCCAAGAGCCCGGACGAGATCATTCTGGAGGAGAGCGACTCGGAGGAAGGCAAGAAGGAGTCGGAGGCGGCGCCCGGCGCGGCAGGGGCGAGCATGGGCGGCGCGGCGGCTGCGCCGGGCACGGAGGACTGGAAGAAGGGCGCCGAGAGCCCGGAGAAGAAGCCTGCGTGCCGCAAGAAGAAGACGCGCACGGTCTTCTCGCGCAGCCAGGTCTTCCAGCTCGAGTCCACCTTCGACATGAAGCGCTACCTGAGCAGTTCGGAGCGTGCCGGCCTGGCCGCGTCGCTGCACCTCACTGAGACGCAGGTGAAGATCTGGTTCCAGAACCGCCGCAACAAGTGGAAGCGGCAGCTGGCGGCCGAGCTGGAGGCGGCCAACCTGAGCCACGCCGCGGCGCAGCGCATCGTGCGGGTACCCATCCTCTACCACGAGAACTCGGCGGCCGAGGGCGCGGCGGCTGCGGGCGCCCCGGTGCCAGTCAGCCAGCCGCTGCTCACCTTCCCGCATCCGGTCTACTACTCGCACCCAGTGGTCTCGTCCGTGCCGCTGCTGCGGCCCGTCTGA